In the Arthrobacter sp. 31Y genome, one interval contains:
- a CDS encoding HNH endonuclease family protein — translation MSTTWSAYKRARRRSRQAWAILGLAAATVVAGLSWYFTTGQFSAAEPWTAGPSEAPVFNPDWMKPLRGAAPVAPEKAIDALERLPVKGRAAKSDYDRSAFGQAWADADRNGCDTRNDILRRDLSAVVFTEGSSCKVSAGSFHEPYTGAQVTFRRGQDTSAAVQIDHVVALADAWQKGAQQLTVQQRQMFANDPLNLIAADGPANVKKGAGDAATWLPANKNFRCHYVARQVSVKAAYQLWITQAEKDAIKRVLSSCPEQQTIYSSR, via the coding sequence TTGAGTACCACTTGGTCGGCCTATAAACGCGCCCGCAGACGGTCAAGGCAAGCGTGGGCCATTCTTGGATTGGCCGCTGCAACAGTCGTTGCAGGGCTCTCGTGGTACTTCACCACCGGACAATTCAGCGCCGCAGAACCCTGGACGGCAGGCCCCAGCGAAGCCCCCGTTTTCAATCCTGACTGGATGAAACCACTGCGGGGCGCGGCACCTGTTGCCCCTGAGAAGGCAATCGATGCGTTGGAACGGCTCCCGGTCAAGGGGCGGGCGGCGAAGTCGGACTACGACAGGTCCGCCTTCGGCCAGGCATGGGCAGACGCAGACCGCAATGGGTGCGACACCCGAAACGACATTCTGCGCAGGGACCTTTCCGCGGTTGTATTCACGGAGGGTTCATCCTGCAAGGTCTCCGCCGGTAGCTTTCATGAACCCTACACAGGGGCACAGGTAACTTTCCGAAGAGGCCAGGACACCAGCGCTGCGGTACAAATCGATCACGTGGTGGCCCTCGCCGACGCCTGGCAGAAGGGCGCACAGCAGCTCACTGTCCAGCAGCGGCAAATGTTCGCGAACGACCCCCTGAACCTGATCGCCGCGGACGGCCCCGCCAACGTTAAGAAGGGCGCGGGAGACGCGGCCACCTGGTTGCCGGCCAATAAGAATTTCCGATGCCACTATGTCGCACGGCAAGTCTCCGTGAAAGCTGCCTATCAGCTCTGGATCACGCAGGCCGAAAAGGACGCCATTAAGAGGGTTTTGTCTTCCTGCCCCGAACAGCAAACCATTTACAGTTCCAGGTGA
- a CDS encoding glyceraldehyde-3-phosphate dehydrogenase, which produces MSQTSDSCLDKWMGREALAEAMIPVIGRLYRENNVVTSIHGRSLINKSTMNILKAHRFARRMSNHELLLEETAPLLNALSELELGAAAIDIARLTEKFRAEGNGASLDEYLRAELAEIVGKRGADDRTSTDVVLYGFGRIGRLLARILIEKAGGGHGLRLRAIVVRKGSDNDLVKRASLLRRDSVHGSFEGTIRVDEEANTITANGVQIQVIYSDNPATVDYTAYGIKDALVVDNTGRWRDADGLSQHLQSKGAARVLLTAPGKGELKNIVHGINHRDISDDDKIVTAASCTTNAITPVLKAINDKFGIIHGHVETVHSFTNDQNLIDNFHKGDRRGRSAALNMVITETGAAKAVAKALPQLQGKLTGNAIRVPTPDVSMAILNLNLEKGTTRDEVNDFLREMSLHSDLRKQIDYIDSPDVVSTDFVGSRRAGIVDGLATIANDKNLVLYVWYDNEFGYSCQVVRVMEEMAGVNPPSFPARDVVAPIAVLEAAGA; this is translated from the coding sequence GTGAGCCAGACGTCAGATTCTTGTCTTGATAAGTGGATGGGCCGGGAGGCTCTCGCCGAGGCCATGATTCCGGTAATCGGCCGGTTGTACCGGGAAAATAATGTGGTCACGAGCATCCACGGCCGGAGCCTGATCAACAAGTCCACCATGAACATCCTGAAGGCCCACCGTTTTGCGCGCCGGATGAGCAACCACGAACTGCTTCTCGAGGAGACCGCACCGCTGTTGAACGCGCTCTCTGAGTTGGAACTCGGCGCAGCCGCCATTGATATTGCACGCTTGACCGAGAAGTTCCGGGCCGAAGGCAACGGCGCTTCGCTGGATGAATACCTGCGTGCCGAGCTCGCAGAGATTGTGGGAAAGCGTGGCGCTGACGATCGCACCAGCACCGACGTCGTGCTGTACGGCTTTGGCCGCATCGGCCGTCTCCTGGCCCGCATCCTGATTGAGAAGGCCGGCGGCGGACACGGGCTGCGCCTCCGTGCGATCGTTGTGCGCAAAGGCTCTGATAACGACCTCGTGAAGCGTGCCTCCCTGCTCCGCCGTGACTCCGTGCACGGCTCCTTCGAAGGCACCATCCGGGTGGACGAAGAAGCCAACACCATTACCGCCAATGGCGTACAGATCCAGGTCATCTACTCGGACAACCCGGCCACTGTGGACTACACCGCTTATGGCATCAAGGATGCCTTGGTAGTGGACAACACCGGCCGCTGGCGCGACGCCGATGGGCTTTCCCAGCACCTGCAGAGCAAGGGCGCAGCACGCGTGCTGCTCACTGCGCCGGGCAAGGGCGAACTCAAGAACATTGTTCACGGCATCAACCACCGTGACATCTCCGATGACGACAAGATCGTCACTGCGGCGTCCTGCACCACCAACGCGATTACGCCGGTGCTCAAGGCCATCAACGACAAATTCGGCATCATTCACGGCCACGTGGAGACGGTCCACTCCTTCACGAATGACCAGAACCTGATTGACAACTTCCACAAGGGAGATCGCCGCGGACGTTCCGCAGCGCTGAACATGGTCATCACGGAGACCGGTGCCGCGAAGGCCGTAGCCAAGGCGCTCCCTCAACTGCAGGGCAAGCTCACGGGCAATGCCATACGCGTACCCACCCCGGATGTCTCCATGGCTATCCTGAACCTCAACCTTGAGAAGGGCACCACCCGGGATGAAGTCAACGACTTCCTCCGCGAAATGTCCTTGCACTCGGACCTCCGCAAGCAGATCGACTACATCGACTCTCCGGATGTTGTCTCCACCGACTTCGTTGGATCGCGCCGCGCGGGCATTGTTGATGGCCTCGCGACGATAGCCAACGACAAGAACCTCGTTCTGTATGTTTGGTACGACAACGAGTTCGGCTACTCCTGCCAGGTTGTTCGTGTGATGGAGGAAATGGCCGGTGTGAACCCGCCGTCGTTCCCCGCACGTGACGTGGTTGCTCCCATCGCCGTTCTTGAGGCGGCTGGGGCCTAG
- a CDS encoding HNH endonuclease signature motif containing protein: MTSECSFPDCGRPVESSGRCQTHNRQARSGKPLRPIQNYDRGLPDFARFMLRVDKDPSTGCWNWNRPVEDGGYPRFSFGTQRVYAHRWIWEHFNGPIPSGHDIDHIHHCGCVNPAHLRVCTHGQNGQNLVIQKDNKSGYRGVSFHKASGLWHARVKKGGVTHSFGYFKTPEEAGEAAAEGRRELFTHSTN, from the coding sequence ATGACCTCAGAATGCTCATTTCCCGACTGCGGGCGCCCCGTCGAATCATCCGGAAGATGCCAGACGCATAATCGCCAGGCGAGAAGCGGGAAACCGCTTCGGCCAATCCAGAACTACGACCGCGGCTTGCCAGACTTTGCCCGCTTCATGCTGAGGGTAGACAAAGACCCCTCGACTGGGTGCTGGAACTGGAATCGTCCTGTTGAAGACGGGGGATACCCTCGCTTCTCGTTCGGCACGCAGCGAGTCTACGCACACCGGTGGATCTGGGAACACTTCAACGGTCCCATCCCTTCGGGACATGACATCGATCATATCCACCACTGCGGCTGCGTGAACCCCGCCCACCTGCGTGTCTGTACCCACGGACAAAATGGACAGAACCTGGTCATCCAAAAGGACAACAAATCTGGATACCGGGGCGTAAGCTTCCACAAGGCCAGCGGGCTCTGGCATGCCAGGGTAAAGAAGGGCGGTGTCACGCACTCTTTCGGCTACTTCAAGACGCCAGAGGAAGCTGGCGAGGCTGCTGCTGAGGGTCGTAGAGAGCTGTTCACGCACTCCACAAACTAG
- a CDS encoding tyrosine-type recombinase/integrase: protein MARVEDRWIRKDKKRSSEYGKGKRWRAVWVEPDGTEKKMSFTNKDAAKAHAATMEATLISGTYHSPNSGTMTVGEWAEVWYTAQVHQRDGSLDQIRRRLDLNIIPTLGRIPLKDLTRADIQAAIADWAETLAPSTIKLSYVYLSGLLKAAVLDKHLKSSPTAGVRLPKVEHAPVRPLDVQQVQRLVEVMKPAHREAVVFAAATGLRPSELFGVTWDRVDLDAGIVTVDRQLLTTGNIPKFGPLKTQASYRSVKIGSATILMLKARGAQHPESLVFTNAIGGACSRTTRGEAWRWARERLPFIGDGWHQLRHHHASLLIAAGLSPVAVAHRLGHKDATETLQTYAHLWPTDDDRMVAATDGLITLTVRDDV from the coding sequence ATGGCCCGCGTCGAAGACCGCTGGATCCGAAAAGACAAGAAGCGCTCCTCCGAATACGGGAAGGGCAAGCGCTGGCGTGCCGTCTGGGTAGAACCGGATGGCACCGAAAAGAAGATGTCCTTTACTAACAAGGACGCAGCCAAAGCTCACGCAGCCACCATGGAAGCTACGCTCATCAGCGGCACCTACCATTCACCCAACTCCGGAACCATGACCGTGGGGGAGTGGGCCGAGGTTTGGTACACCGCACAGGTCCACCAACGCGACGGCTCCTTGGACCAAATCCGCCGACGCCTGGACCTCAACATCATTCCCACCTTGGGGAGGATCCCCTTGAAGGATCTGACCCGCGCTGACATTCAGGCGGCAATTGCTGATTGGGCTGAGACTCTCGCCCCCTCAACCATCAAGCTGTCCTATGTCTACCTGTCCGGATTGCTCAAAGCGGCTGTCCTGGACAAGCACTTGAAAAGCTCACCCACTGCCGGGGTGCGGCTGCCGAAGGTTGAACATGCTCCTGTGCGGCCGCTCGATGTCCAGCAGGTCCAGCGCCTAGTCGAAGTCATGAAGCCAGCCCATCGTGAAGCTGTGGTGTTCGCCGCGGCAACGGGTTTGCGGCCGTCCGAACTGTTCGGCGTCACTTGGGACCGTGTAGACCTTGATGCGGGGATTGTGACCGTGGACAGGCAGCTTCTTACTACGGGCAACATCCCGAAGTTCGGACCCCTCAAAACGCAAGCGTCCTACCGGTCCGTGAAAATTGGGTCTGCCACAATTTTGATGCTGAAAGCCCGGGGTGCCCAGCATCCCGAGTCTCTGGTCTTTACGAACGCCATCGGCGGTGCCTGCAGCCGGACGACTCGGGGTGAGGCTTGGAGGTGGGCCAGAGAGAGGCTGCCGTTCATCGGAGACGGATGGCATCAGTTACGTCACCACCATGCCTCCCTGCTGATCGCGGCCGGGCTCTCGCCGGTGGCTGTGGCGCATAGGCTTGGTCATAAGGACGCCACCGAGACGCTGCAAACCTATGCTCACCTTTGGCCTACGGACGATGACCGAATGGTTGCCGCCACGGACGGCTTAATCACTCTCACTGTCAGGGACGATGTATAG
- a CDS encoding DUF3263 domain-containing protein yields MTEEDKAILKLATAPYKYAAARESHARERFGLTPTQYWREVNRIIDTPAARATDPHGTALLIQQRTSRTTGTLRRRLF; encoded by the coding sequence ATGACAGAAGAAGACAAAGCCATACTCAAGCTGGCCACCGCACCCTACAAATACGCTGCAGCCCGTGAATCTCACGCCCGGGAACGCTTCGGCCTCACGCCCACCCAGTACTGGCGAGAGGTCAACAGGATCATCGACACCCCTGCAGCTCGGGCAACTGACCCGCACGGCACCGCCTTGCTTATCCAGCAGCGCACCAGCCGCACCACGGGCACGCTCCGCCGGAGACTGTTCTAA
- a CDS encoding ImmA/IrrE family metallo-endopeptidase → MGYEEKAEELGVAIIDGYPPNGWWACYDPDTHTILRHVNLGALQRHSSTWHELGHANFRHVGCNPKQEAQASMWAARHLITPDAFVAAAQVDDDLIGIAHRLFVLPRDVKYFVKSLSFEEMLELRKRIGWGTP, encoded by the coding sequence ATGGGGTACGAAGAAAAAGCCGAAGAGTTGGGTGTGGCCATCATTGATGGTTACCCACCCAATGGTTGGTGGGCTTGCTATGACCCCGACACGCACACGATCCTGCGGCACGTGAACCTGGGCGCCCTGCAAAGGCACTCCAGCACATGGCACGAGCTGGGGCACGCGAACTTCCGACACGTGGGCTGCAACCCAAAGCAAGAAGCGCAGGCCAGCATGTGGGCCGCCCGTCACCTGATCACACCCGACGCATTCGTCGCGGCCGCCCAGGTCGACGACGACCTCATCGGGATCGCTCACCGGCTCTTCGTCTTACCCCGCGACGTGAAGTACTTCGTGAAGTCCCTCAGCTTCGAGGAAATGCTCGAACTCAGGAAACGCATTGGATGGGGAACACCATGA
- a CDS encoding helix-turn-helix domain-containing protein produces the protein MRLKNRDLLRAMVIVQEDIDAARKTGRPIPASKTPQRALADRAGVTGGFINHLTSGRRKSCEPRTAERISEALQIPLDVLFDSDETHGRSKKVSPKK, from the coding sequence ATGAGACTCAAGAACAGGGACCTCCTGCGGGCCATGGTCATCGTCCAGGAGGACATCGACGCCGCACGCAAAACCGGGCGCCCCATCCCCGCCTCCAAGACACCGCAAAGGGCGCTGGCAGATCGAGCCGGAGTCACCGGAGGATTCATCAACCACCTCACCTCAGGTCGCCGCAAATCCTGCGAGCCGAGGACGGCGGAGCGAATCTCGGAGGCGCTCCAAATTCCGCTCGATGTTCTCTTCGACTCCGATGAGACGCATGGCAGAAGTAAAAAAGTCAGCCCCAAGAAGTAG
- a CDS encoding helix-turn-helix domain-containing protein, translating into MSTAVQTLPRMALTLEQVSEILQEPPATIAKHCRTQALRGAYKTGGRTSPWRIPPAAIDYYQQHQPKQ; encoded by the coding sequence ATGAGCACCGCTGTTCAGACACTCCCCCGCATGGCACTCACACTGGAGCAGGTATCCGAGATCTTGCAAGAGCCCCCGGCAACAATCGCGAAGCACTGCCGCACGCAGGCACTTAGGGGTGCATACAAGACCGGCGGCCGTACGTCGCCGTGGCGGATCCCGCCGGCGGCCATCGATTACTACCAGCAGCACCAACCGAAGCAGTGA